A genomic window from Lotus japonicus ecotype B-129 chromosome 1, LjGifu_v1.2 includes:
- the LOC130746540 gene encoding uncharacterized protein LOC130746540 has translation MAWFTTLPRGSITNFRDFSSKFLVQFSASKTKQVTIEDLYNVRQSEGETLKQYVKRFSAASVKIEESEPNACARAFKNGLQPGKLNSKLSRKPAKSMAEVRAWANTYILDEEDDAFKRRRAKVEKDGEQRDVSPEDKPSKEKAEDGTGRFGLGKKAPRESLYPKKENFEQHRPWHQADPRRREEAGKSLNAHLTELLREVKATHAVEEGERRNDPPRATTDKTKWCVYHRSAEHDTGDCFTLKNEIERLIRAGRSQLNEHGDRGNGERQQGNRYRGSRQQDERRREDRRQTPTTDKKEMLAARKKGAEETFNKDLEPPVGTINTIAGGFGGGGATASARRRHARAVTSVQQYETPFGFQHPDIVVSTTDFEGVKTHKDDPIVVMIRINSFNVRRVLLDQGSSADIIYGDAFDQLGLTDKDLMPYTGTLVGFSGEQVWV, from the coding sequence ATGGCATGGTTCACGACTCTACCACGAGGATCCATCACGAACTTTCGTGACTTCTCGTCCAAATTCCTTGTCCAGTTCTCGGCGAGCAAAACTAAGCAGGTAACGATTGAAGATTTGTACAATGTGCGTCAATCCGAGGGCGAGACTTTGAAGCAGTACGTGAAGCGGTTCAGCGCTGCGTCAGTAAAGATAGAGGAATCCGAGCCAAATGCCTGCGCCCGCGCCTTTAAAAACGGATTGCAGCCAGGAAAGCTAAATAGTAAATTGAGCCGAAAGCCAGCCAAGTCAATGGCGGAGGTGCGAGCCTGGGCGAACACGTACATACTTGACGAGGAGGATGACGCTTTTAAGCGGAGGCGCGCGAAGGTAGAGAAGGATGGCGAACAGAGGGACGTGTCACCAGAGGACAAGCCGAGCAAGGAGAAAGCAGAAGACGGGACAGGAAGGTTCGGACTGGGGAAAAAGGCACCGAGGGAATCTTTGTATCCCAAGAAGGAAAATTTTGAGCAACACCGGCCCTGGCATCAGGCTGACCCTCGTCGTCGAGAGGAGGCAGGAAAAAGCTTGAACGCCCACCTGACAGAGCTGCTACGTGAAGTTAAGGCGACACATGCAGTTGAGGAGGGCGAAAGAAGGAATGACCCGCCGCGGGCAACGACGGACAAGACCAAGTGGTGTGTGTACCACCGTTCAGCAGAACATGACACAGGGGATTGCTTTACTCTGAAGAATGAAATCGAGAGGCTCATCCGAGCAGGCCGGTCGCAGCTGAATGAACATGGCGACCGCGGGAACGGAGAGCGACAGCAGGGGAACAGGTACAGAGGGTCTCGCCAACAAGACGAACGCCGGCGGGAGGATCGTCGCCAAACGCCGACTACTGACAAAAAGGAGATGCTGGCTGCACGAAAGAAGGGAGCAGAGGAAACCTTTAATAAAGATCTTGAACCGCCGGTTGGCACGATAAATACAATTGCAGGTGGTTTCGGCGGGGGTGGTGCAACGGCCTCAGCAAGGAGAAGACACGCTAGGGCGGTGACGTCGGTGCAACAATACGAGACTCCTTTCGGTTTCCAGCATCCCGACATAGTAGTTTCAACGACAGACTTTGAGGGGGTTAAGACGCACAAGGATGATCCTATAGTCGTCATGATCAGGATCAACAGTTTCAACGTCCGCCGAGTTCTTCTGGACCAAGGCAGCTCTGctgatatcatctatggagacgcaTTCGATCAACTGGGATTAACGGATAAAGATTTAATGCCTTATACAGGGACTCTGGTGGGGTTTTCGGGCGAGCAAGTTTGGGTGTGA
- the LOC130732052 gene encoding uncharacterized protein LOC130732052: MMNLVTESEMEAAHQLIQLSDEDNSSSSDNNNNNITTGKRSRSWEDQEVDQGLKAITIAMKIQEPKKQRNYRSLMNIYMATSPISIDA, from the coding sequence ATGATGAACTTGGTCACTGAGTCAGAGATGGAAGCTGCTCATCAGCTTATTCAGCTCAGCGACGAAGATAATAGTAGCAGCagcgacaacaacaacaacaacatcacgACCGGGAAAAGGAGCAGAAGCTGGGAAGATCAAGAGGTTGATCAAGGGCTAAAAGCCATAACTATAGCTATGAAGATTCAAGAGCCAAAGAAGCAGAGGAATTATCGTTCTCTTATGAATATATACATGGCGACTAGTCCTATATCGATCGATGCTTGA